A genomic window from Gossypium hirsutum isolate 1008001.06 chromosome D12, Gossypium_hirsutum_v2.1, whole genome shotgun sequence includes:
- the LOC107945425 gene encoding KH domain-containing protein HEN4 isoform X2, producing MQNSYNHRRGRQAPPPKIVPLPGQVSFRVICHASSIGGFIGSSGAVVSQLRRETSSRIHCEESVGGSDHRVILVVGSGSVERQFSLGEGEVCYVSCAQEAMIRVFQRVWEVEAEREWGNACDGEDEEAYCGVLAETAQIGFVVGKGGKNIVRMRTESGAKIRILPPPPCGRKIDQLIQITGGTLAVKKALVAVSGYLQACPSTDKEPTQMSMPTEQPSRGTSPNSGEELFPHLSSLFPPMLENLVRGVSNANFSLVVGDGDPKPDSDRTQKVVFRMLCSNGAAGAIIGKKGAIVKALQNQTGASIMFESLETDHRDRVVTISALENLESQYSPAQNAVVLVFARSVEADIERGFQSVLIKGTPVTLRLLVASNIVHCLKDKEGRVLFEIAELTGADIQVLIEELSLGHSPENVVQITGNYKSVQNAIFQVTSRLRDNLLPHEVLNENRVSNCYGEVTETGPSQVLQPTSSILDNDNGPNLAQRLHTGHSENTSGPQPVKLQPQEAAGNGNMVAIQGVHHSSTTSGGSFDLETSLDSLLPCDMLNEVGGPSPYNRGSETTFSGLVQSLDVSPASDEESALTRAMGNIEFFDGVDCPTKSRLLETVERHELANGDDKGCLELESGKKSSIVKNTGVEIVVHEDAFDSIYGKNGCNLARLKEWKIRSQVQRLKYMNLVVVKVRGGC from the exons ATGCAAAACTCCTATAACCATCGGAGGGGACGCCAAGCCCCACCGCCGAAGATCGTTCCCTTGCCGGGCCAGGTGTCATTTCGTGTAATATGCCACGCATCATCCATCGGCGGATTCATCGGGAGCTCCGGCGCCGTTGTTTCTCAACTTCGCCGCGAGACTTCCTCTAGAATCCACTGCGAAGAATCTGTCGGCGGGTCGGATCACCGAGTTATATTGGTAGTGGGGTCGGGATCGGTCGAAAGACAGTTTAGTTTGGGTGAGGGAGAAGTATGTTACGTTTCGTGTGCTCAGGAAGCAATGATTAGGGTCTTCCAGCGCGTGTGGGAAGTGGAAGCGGAGAGAGAGTGGGGAAACGCGTGCGATGGTGAGGATGAAGAAGCTTACTGTGGTGTGCTGGCTGAGACGGCACAAATTGGTTTCGTTGTGGGGAAAGGAGGGAAGAATATTGTGAGAATGAGGACAGAGAGTGGAGCGAAAATTAGGATTTTGCCGCCGCCGCCATGCGGAAGAAAAATTGATCAGTTAATTCAG ATAACTGGTGGTACTTTGGCTGTGAAGAAAGCGCTGGTTGCTGTATCTGGCTATCTTCAAGCTTGCCCATCCACGGACAAAGAGCCAACGCAGATGAGTATGCCTACTGAGCAACCTTCACGTGGAACCTCCCCTAATTCAGGCGAAGAACTTTTTCCGCATCTTAGTTCGCTTTTCCCACCCATGCTTGAAAATTTGGTGAGAGGTGTTTCTAATGCCAACTTTTCGTTGGTGGTTGGTGATGGAGATCCCAAACCGGATTCAGATCGTACTCAAAAAGTTGTCTTTAGAATGCTTTGTTCCAATGGTGCTGCTGGGGCCATCATTGGCAAGAAGGGTGCCATTGTCAAAGCTTTGCAAAATCAAACTGGTGCTTCTATAATGTTTGAGTCCCTGGAAACCGATCATCGTGATCGTGTTGTCACCATTTCTGCCTTGGAG AACCTTGAATCACAGTATTCTCCTGCACAAAATGCTGTTGTTCTTGTATTTGCAAGATCCGTTGAAGCTGACATTGAGAGAGGATTTCAGTCAGTCCTGATTAAGGGCACTCCTGTGACTCTTAGGCTTCTAGTTGCTTCCAACATTGTCCACTGCTTGAAGGACAAAGAAGGTAGGGTACTTTTTGAGATTGCAGAACTCACTGGCGCTGACATACAAGTCTTGATTGAGGAGCTATCACTGGGCCATTCTCCGGAGAATGTAGTACAG ATTACTGGCAACTATAAAAGCGTGCAGAATGCCATCTTTCAAGTTACTAGTAGACTAAGGGATAATCTCTTGCCACATGAAGTGCTGAATGAAAATAGAGTGAGCAACTGCTACGGAGAAGTAACGGAGACAGGTCCGTCTCAAGTTCTCCAACCAACAAGCTCAATATTAGATAATGATAATGGACCTAATTTAGCTCAAAGATTGCACACTGGGCACTCAGAAAATACTTCTGGTCCTCAGCCAGTAAAACTGCAACCACAAGAG GCTGCAGGAAATGGGAATATGGTTGCCATCCAAGGTGTTCATCATAGCTCAACTACCTCGGGAGGGAGCTTTGACCTTGAGACGTCTCTTGATTCTCTACTTCCATGTGATATGCTCAATGAAGTGGGAGGCCCAAGCCCCTACAACAGAGGGAGTGAGACTACTTTTTCTGGTTTGGTTCAATCTTTAGATGTGTCTCCTGCTTCTGATGAAGAGAGTGCTTTAACAAGAGCAATGGGTAATATTGAATTCTTTGATGGTGTAGACTGTCCGACCAAATCTCGGCTATTAGAG ACTGTTGAAAGACATGAGCTGGCCAATGGAGATGATAAAGGGTGTCTAGAACTTGAAAG CGGCAAGAAATCTAGTATTGTGAAAAATACAGGTGTGGAGATTGTAGTTCATGAAGATGCTTTTGACTCGATCTACGGCAAAAATGGCTGCAACCTTGCTCGTCTCAAAGAG TGGAAAATCAGATCTCAGGTGCAAAGGTTGAAGTACATGAACCTTGTGGTGGTGAAAGTGAGGGGAGGGTGTTGA
- the LOC107945425 gene encoding KH domain-containing protein HEN4 isoform X1 has translation MQNSYNHRRGRQAPPPKIVPLPGQVSFRVICHASSIGGFIGSSGAVVSQLRRETSSRIHCEESVGGSDHRVILVVGSGSVERQFSLGEGEVCYVSCAQEAMIRVFQRVWEVEAEREWGNACDGEDEEAYCGVLAETAQIGFVVGKGGKNIVRMRTESGAKIRILPPPPCGRKIDQLIQITGGTLAVKKALVAVSGYLQACPSTDKEPTQMSMPTEQPSRGTSPNSGEELFPHLSSLFPPMLENLVRGVSNANFSLVVGDGDPKPDSDRTQKVVFRMLCSNGAAGAIIGKKGAIVKALQNQTGASIMFESLETDHRDRVVTISALENLESQYSPAQNAVVLVFARSVEADIERGFQSVLIKGTPVTLRLLVASNIVHCLKDKEGRVLFEIAELTGADIQVLIEELSLGHSPENVVQITGNYKSVQNAIFQVTSRLRDNLLPHEVLNENRVSNCYGEVTETGPSQVLQPTSSILDNDNGPNLAQRLHTGHSENTSGPQPVKLQPQEAAGNGNMVAIQGVHHSSTTSGGSFDLETSLDSLLPCDMLNEVGGPSPYNRGSETTFSGLVQSLDVSPASDEESALTRAMGNIEFFDGVDCPTKSRLLETVERHELANGDDKGCLELESGKKSSIVKNTGVEIVVHEDAFDSIYGKNGCNLARLKEISGAKVEVHEPCGGESEGRVLISGTPDQTLIAQSLLQAFIQANQNA, from the exons ATGCAAAACTCCTATAACCATCGGAGGGGACGCCAAGCCCCACCGCCGAAGATCGTTCCCTTGCCGGGCCAGGTGTCATTTCGTGTAATATGCCACGCATCATCCATCGGCGGATTCATCGGGAGCTCCGGCGCCGTTGTTTCTCAACTTCGCCGCGAGACTTCCTCTAGAATCCACTGCGAAGAATCTGTCGGCGGGTCGGATCACCGAGTTATATTGGTAGTGGGGTCGGGATCGGTCGAAAGACAGTTTAGTTTGGGTGAGGGAGAAGTATGTTACGTTTCGTGTGCTCAGGAAGCAATGATTAGGGTCTTCCAGCGCGTGTGGGAAGTGGAAGCGGAGAGAGAGTGGGGAAACGCGTGCGATGGTGAGGATGAAGAAGCTTACTGTGGTGTGCTGGCTGAGACGGCACAAATTGGTTTCGTTGTGGGGAAAGGAGGGAAGAATATTGTGAGAATGAGGACAGAGAGTGGAGCGAAAATTAGGATTTTGCCGCCGCCGCCATGCGGAAGAAAAATTGATCAGTTAATTCAG ATAACTGGTGGTACTTTGGCTGTGAAGAAAGCGCTGGTTGCTGTATCTGGCTATCTTCAAGCTTGCCCATCCACGGACAAAGAGCCAACGCAGATGAGTATGCCTACTGAGCAACCTTCACGTGGAACCTCCCCTAATTCAGGCGAAGAACTTTTTCCGCATCTTAGTTCGCTTTTCCCACCCATGCTTGAAAATTTGGTGAGAGGTGTTTCTAATGCCAACTTTTCGTTGGTGGTTGGTGATGGAGATCCCAAACCGGATTCAGATCGTACTCAAAAAGTTGTCTTTAGAATGCTTTGTTCCAATGGTGCTGCTGGGGCCATCATTGGCAAGAAGGGTGCCATTGTCAAAGCTTTGCAAAATCAAACTGGTGCTTCTATAATGTTTGAGTCCCTGGAAACCGATCATCGTGATCGTGTTGTCACCATTTCTGCCTTGGAG AACCTTGAATCACAGTATTCTCCTGCACAAAATGCTGTTGTTCTTGTATTTGCAAGATCCGTTGAAGCTGACATTGAGAGAGGATTTCAGTCAGTCCTGATTAAGGGCACTCCTGTGACTCTTAGGCTTCTAGTTGCTTCCAACATTGTCCACTGCTTGAAGGACAAAGAAGGTAGGGTACTTTTTGAGATTGCAGAACTCACTGGCGCTGACATACAAGTCTTGATTGAGGAGCTATCACTGGGCCATTCTCCGGAGAATGTAGTACAG ATTACTGGCAACTATAAAAGCGTGCAGAATGCCATCTTTCAAGTTACTAGTAGACTAAGGGATAATCTCTTGCCACATGAAGTGCTGAATGAAAATAGAGTGAGCAACTGCTACGGAGAAGTAACGGAGACAGGTCCGTCTCAAGTTCTCCAACCAACAAGCTCAATATTAGATAATGATAATGGACCTAATTTAGCTCAAAGATTGCACACTGGGCACTCAGAAAATACTTCTGGTCCTCAGCCAGTAAAACTGCAACCACAAGAG GCTGCAGGAAATGGGAATATGGTTGCCATCCAAGGTGTTCATCATAGCTCAACTACCTCGGGAGGGAGCTTTGACCTTGAGACGTCTCTTGATTCTCTACTTCCATGTGATATGCTCAATGAAGTGGGAGGCCCAAGCCCCTACAACAGAGGGAGTGAGACTACTTTTTCTGGTTTGGTTCAATCTTTAGATGTGTCTCCTGCTTCTGATGAAGAGAGTGCTTTAACAAGAGCAATGGGTAATATTGAATTCTTTGATGGTGTAGACTGTCCGACCAAATCTCGGCTATTAGAG ACTGTTGAAAGACATGAGCTGGCCAATGGAGATGATAAAGGGTGTCTAGAACTTGAAAG CGGCAAGAAATCTAGTATTGTGAAAAATACAGGTGTGGAGATTGTAGTTCATGAAGATGCTTTTGACTCGATCTACGGCAAAAATGGCTGCAACCTTGCTCGTCTCAAAGAG ATCTCAGGTGCAAAGGTTGAAGTACATGAACCTTGTGGTGGTGAAAGTGAGGGGAGGGTGTTGATATCTGGGACTCCAGATCAAACCCTTATAGCACAAAGCTTGCTGCAAGCCTTCATCCAAGCCAACCAGAATGCATGA
- the LOC107945427 gene encoding probable 1-deoxy-D-xylulose-5-phosphate synthase 2, chloroplastic isoform X1, translating to MAVSASFLPPLPCLKPTLSSYKHLCPKACAGNFEGDEGCNKMKIRKENDGWKIDFSGKKPATPLLDTINYPLHMKNLSTRELEQLAAEVRADIVHTVSKTGGHLSSSLGVVELTIALHHVFDTPDDKIIWDVGHQAYPHKILTGRRSRMHTIRKTSGLAGFPKRDESVYDTFGAGHSSTSISAGLGMAVARDLLKKKNNVISVIGDGAMTAGLAYEAMNNAGFLDSNLIVVLNDNKQVSLPTATLQGPATPVGALSRALTKIQASAKFRKLREKAKGLTKQIGGQTHEIAAKVDEYARGMISASGSTLFEELGLYYIGPVDGHNIEDLVAMFEKVKAMPAPGPVLIHIVTEKGKGYPPAEAAIDKMHGVVNFDMETGKQFKSKSSTLSYTQYFAESLIKEAEADDKIVAIHAAMGGGTGLNFFQKRFPDRCFDVGIAEQHAVTFAAGLATEGLKPFCAIYSSFLQRGYDQVVHDVDLQKLPVRFAMDRAGLVGADGPTHCGAFDITYMACLPNMVVMAPSDEAELMHMVATSAAIDDRPSCFRFPRGNGTGVVIPHDYKGTPLEIGKGRIIMEGNRVAILGYGSIVQQCMEAANMLRSQNIYITVADARFCKPLDGDLIKQLANEHEILITVEEGSIGGFGSHVSHFLSLTGILDGPLNLRAMVLPDRYIDHGSPQDQIEEAGLSSRHISATVLSMLGRPKQAMQFK from the exons ATGGCGGTTTCTGCCTCTTTCCTTCCTCCTCTTCCATGTCTCAAACCTACCCTTTCTTCCTACAAACAT TTGTGTCCCAAAGCCTGTGCTGGAAACTTTGAAGGCGATGAGGGTTGTAATAAAATGAAGATAAGGAAAGAAAACGATGGCTGGAAGATCGATTTCTCTGGGAAGAAACCGGCAACGCCATTGTTGGACACCATCAATTACCCTCTTCATATGAAGAACTTATCAACAAGG GAACTTGAACAACTGGCGGCAGAGGTTAGAGCTGATATTGTGCACACAGTATCTAAGACCGGAGGGCATCTTAGCTCAAGCTTAGGTGTGGTGGAGTTGACAATAGCTTTACACCATGTATTCGACACACCTGATGATAAAATTATATGGGATGTTGGGCATCAG GCATACCCTCATAAAATCCTGACAGGAAGAAGGTCCAGGATGCATACCATAAGAAAAACTTCAGGGCTTGCAGGGTTTCCTAAAAGGGATGAAAGTGTTTATGATACTTTTGGTGCTGGACATAGTTCCACTAGCATATCAGCTGGACTTGGTATGGCAGTGGCTAGAGAccttttgaagaagaaaaacaatgTGATTTCAGTGATTGGAGATGGAGCTATGACTGCTGGACTTGCATATGAGGCTATGAATAATGCAGGGTTCCTTGATTCGAACTTGATCGTCGTGTTGAACGACAATAAACAAGTGTCTCTACCTACTGCAACTCTACAAGGTCCTGCTACTCCTGTTGGAGCTCTTAGTAGGGCTTTAACCAAGATTCAGGCAAGCGCCAAGTTCCGAAAACTTCGGGAGAAAGCAAAA GGCCTAACTAAGCAAATTGGGGGTCAAACACATGAAATTGCAGCAAAAGTAGATGAGTATGCAAGAGGAATGATTAGTGCTTCTGGTTCCACTCTCTTTGAGGAACTAGGCCTATATTATATCGGTCCGGTTGATGGACACAATATTGAAGATTTAGTAGCTATGTTTGAGAAAGTGAAAGCGATGCCTGCCCCGGGGCCGGTCCTAATCCACATTGTGACAGAGAAAGGAAAGGGATATCCCCCAGCTGAGGCAGCAATTGATAAAATGCATG GTGTTGTAAATTTCGACATGGAAACAGGCAAGCAGTTTAAGTCCAAGTCCTCTACACTGTCGTATACTCAGTACTTTGCTGAGTCGCTCATCAAAGAAGCTGAGGCTGATGACAAGATTGTAGCCATCCATGCAGCAATGGGTGGGGGAACAGGTCTCAATTTCTTCCAGAAAAGGTTCCCGGACCGCTGCTTTGATGTGGGGATTGCCGAGCAACACGCAGTTACTTTTGCAGCTGGTTTAGCCACCGAGGGTCTCAAGCCATTCTGTGCTATCTACTCATCATTCTTGCAACGGGGATACGATCAG GTGGTTCATGATGTGGATCTTCAGAAATTACCTGTACGGTTCGCAATGGATCGAGCTGGTTTGGTTGGAGCAGATGGACCTACCCACTGTGGTGCATTTGACATTACATACATGGCTTGCTTGCCAAACATGGTGGTAATGGCTCCATCCGATGAGGCCGAGCTCATGCATATGGTTGCAACATCAGCAGCCATCGATGACAGACCAAGTTGCTTCAGATTCCCTAGAGGAAATGGCACTGGAGTGGTTATCCCACATGATTACAAAGGAACTCCACTTGAG ATTGGGAAAGGAAGAATAATTATGGAAGGCAACAGAGTAGCCATCCTGGGATATGGTTCAATAGTTCAACAATGCATGGAAGCAGCAAACATGCTGAGATCACAAAACATATACATAACAGTAGCTGATGCAAGATTCTGTAAGCCTCTAGACGGGGATCTCATCAAGCAATTAGCAAATGAGCATGAGATTCTTATTACTGTGGAAGAAGGTTCCATTGGAGGTTTTGGCTCTCATGTATCACATTTCTTGAGCTTGACTGGTATTTTGGATGGACCTCtcaat TTGAGAGCAATGGTGCTTCCAGATAGATACATAGATCATGGATCACCCCAAGACCAGATAGAAGAAGCAGGGCTGTCTTCAAGGCATATCTCTGCAACAGTCCTATCTATGCTAGGAAGGCCAAAACAAGCCATGCAGTTCAAGTAG
- the LOC107945427 gene encoding probable 1-deoxy-D-xylulose-5-phosphate synthase 2, chloroplastic isoform X2, with protein MAVSASFLPPLPCLKPTLSSYKHLCPKACAGNFEGDEGCNKMKIRKENDGWKIDFSGKKPATPLLDTINYPLHMKNLSTRELEQLAAEVRADIVHTVSKTGGHLSSSLGVVELTIALHHVFDTPDDKIIWDVGHQAYPHKILTGRRSRMHTIRKTSGLAGFPKRDESVYDTFGAGHSSTSISAGLGMAVARDLLKKKNNVISVIGDGAMTAGLAYEAMNNAGFLDSNLIVVLNDNKQVSLPTATLQGPATPVGALSRALTKIQASAKFRKLREKAKGLTKQIGGQTHEIAAKVDEYARGMISASGSTLFEELGLYYIGPVDGHNIEDLVAMFEKVKAMPAPGPVLIHIVTEKGKGYPPAEAAIDKMHGVVNFDMETGKQFKSKSSTLSYTQYFAESLIKEAEADDKIVAIHAAMGGGTGLNFFQKRFPDRCFDVGIAEQHAVTFAAGLATEGLKPFCAIYSSFLQRGYDQVVHDVDLQKLPVRFAMDRAGLVGADGPTHCGAFDITYMACLPNMVVMAPSDEAELMHMVATSAAIDDRPSCFRFPRGNGTGVVIPHDYKGTPLEIGKGRIIMEGNRVAILGYGSIVQQCMEAANMLRSQNIYITVADARFCKPLDGDLIKQLANEHEILITVEEGSIGGFGSHVSHFLSLTVESNGASR; from the exons ATGGCGGTTTCTGCCTCTTTCCTTCCTCCTCTTCCATGTCTCAAACCTACCCTTTCTTCCTACAAACAT TTGTGTCCCAAAGCCTGTGCTGGAAACTTTGAAGGCGATGAGGGTTGTAATAAAATGAAGATAAGGAAAGAAAACGATGGCTGGAAGATCGATTTCTCTGGGAAGAAACCGGCAACGCCATTGTTGGACACCATCAATTACCCTCTTCATATGAAGAACTTATCAACAAGG GAACTTGAACAACTGGCGGCAGAGGTTAGAGCTGATATTGTGCACACAGTATCTAAGACCGGAGGGCATCTTAGCTCAAGCTTAGGTGTGGTGGAGTTGACAATAGCTTTACACCATGTATTCGACACACCTGATGATAAAATTATATGGGATGTTGGGCATCAG GCATACCCTCATAAAATCCTGACAGGAAGAAGGTCCAGGATGCATACCATAAGAAAAACTTCAGGGCTTGCAGGGTTTCCTAAAAGGGATGAAAGTGTTTATGATACTTTTGGTGCTGGACATAGTTCCACTAGCATATCAGCTGGACTTGGTATGGCAGTGGCTAGAGAccttttgaagaagaaaaacaatgTGATTTCAGTGATTGGAGATGGAGCTATGACTGCTGGACTTGCATATGAGGCTATGAATAATGCAGGGTTCCTTGATTCGAACTTGATCGTCGTGTTGAACGACAATAAACAAGTGTCTCTACCTACTGCAACTCTACAAGGTCCTGCTACTCCTGTTGGAGCTCTTAGTAGGGCTTTAACCAAGATTCAGGCAAGCGCCAAGTTCCGAAAACTTCGGGAGAAAGCAAAA GGCCTAACTAAGCAAATTGGGGGTCAAACACATGAAATTGCAGCAAAAGTAGATGAGTATGCAAGAGGAATGATTAGTGCTTCTGGTTCCACTCTCTTTGAGGAACTAGGCCTATATTATATCGGTCCGGTTGATGGACACAATATTGAAGATTTAGTAGCTATGTTTGAGAAAGTGAAAGCGATGCCTGCCCCGGGGCCGGTCCTAATCCACATTGTGACAGAGAAAGGAAAGGGATATCCCCCAGCTGAGGCAGCAATTGATAAAATGCATG GTGTTGTAAATTTCGACATGGAAACAGGCAAGCAGTTTAAGTCCAAGTCCTCTACACTGTCGTATACTCAGTACTTTGCTGAGTCGCTCATCAAAGAAGCTGAGGCTGATGACAAGATTGTAGCCATCCATGCAGCAATGGGTGGGGGAACAGGTCTCAATTTCTTCCAGAAAAGGTTCCCGGACCGCTGCTTTGATGTGGGGATTGCCGAGCAACACGCAGTTACTTTTGCAGCTGGTTTAGCCACCGAGGGTCTCAAGCCATTCTGTGCTATCTACTCATCATTCTTGCAACGGGGATACGATCAG GTGGTTCATGATGTGGATCTTCAGAAATTACCTGTACGGTTCGCAATGGATCGAGCTGGTTTGGTTGGAGCAGATGGACCTACCCACTGTGGTGCATTTGACATTACATACATGGCTTGCTTGCCAAACATGGTGGTAATGGCTCCATCCGATGAGGCCGAGCTCATGCATATGGTTGCAACATCAGCAGCCATCGATGACAGACCAAGTTGCTTCAGATTCCCTAGAGGAAATGGCACTGGAGTGGTTATCCCACATGATTACAAAGGAACTCCACTTGAG ATTGGGAAAGGAAGAATAATTATGGAAGGCAACAGAGTAGCCATCCTGGGATATGGTTCAATAGTTCAACAATGCATGGAAGCAGCAAACATGCTGAGATCACAAAACATATACATAACAGTAGCTGATGCAAGATTCTGTAAGCCTCTAGACGGGGATCTCATCAAGCAATTAGCAAATGAGCATGAGATTCTTATTACTGTGGAAGAAGGTTCCATTGGAGGTTTTGGCTCTCATGTATCACATTTCTTGAGCTTGACTG TTGAGAGCAATGGTGCTTCCAGATAG